The Triticum aestivum cultivar Chinese Spring chromosome 3A, IWGSC CS RefSeq v2.1, whole genome shotgun sequence genome includes a region encoding these proteins:
- the LOC123061870 gene encoding uncharacterized protein isoform X2, translating to MDGVAVPHQETNPHAIPDPHLTSFLLIFLPWWWRMWLGECVDLGDLVDSSNAVMEMSRENVGCTGQSCQSWRPWMLGLRRHRGRWRRKKYQQDVSIFCEWRLILALLLSGLLPNVEQKLACSIFSELSRQAKLSVCTTVERSVICLHPLLQLFKLQKQVGRGFVVH from the exons ATGGACGGCGTCGCTGTGCCCCATCAGGAAACTAATCCTCATGCTATCCCAGATCCACATCTCACTTCTTTTCTCCTGATTTTTCTTCCTTGGTGGTGGCGCATGTGGCTGGGTGAGTGCGTGGATCTCGGCGACCTCGTCGACTCTAGCAACGCGGTCATGGAGATGTCCAGGGAGAACGTGGGCTGCACTGGTCAAAGTTGTCAGAGCTGGAGGCCCTGGATGTTGGGGTTGAGGAGGCATCGAGGGAGGTGGCGGAGGAAGAAATATCAGCAAGACGTGAGTATCTTCTGCGAATGGCGGTTAATTCTTGCCCTCCTGCTATCCGGACTTCTACCAAAT GTTGAGCAGAAGCTCGCTTGTTCAATTTTCTCAG AATTGTCGCGCCAGGCAAAGCTATCGGTATGTACGACAGTAGAAAGGTCGGTGATATGCTTACATCCTCTTCTGCAATTATTTAAGTTACAAAAGCAAG TTGGGCGTGGCTTCGTCGTGCATTGA
- the LOC123061870 gene encoding uncharacterized protein isoform X3 codes for MDGVAVPHQETNPHAIPDPHLTSFLLIFLPWWWRMWLGECVDLGDLVDSSNAVMEMSRENVGCTGQSCQSWRPWMLGLRRHRGRWRRKKYQQDVSIFCEWRLILALLLSGLLPNVEQKLACSIFSELSRQAKLSVCTTVERSVICLHPLLQLFKLQKQDLAKIACL; via the exons ATGGACGGCGTCGCTGTGCCCCATCAGGAAACTAATCCTCATGCTATCCCAGATCCACATCTCACTTCTTTTCTCCTGATTTTTCTTCCTTGGTGGTGGCGCATGTGGCTGGGTGAGTGCGTGGATCTCGGCGACCTCGTCGACTCTAGCAACGCGGTCATGGAGATGTCCAGGGAGAACGTGGGCTGCACTGGTCAAAGTTGTCAGAGCTGGAGGCCCTGGATGTTGGGGTTGAGGAGGCATCGAGGGAGGTGGCGGAGGAAGAAATATCAGCAAGACGTGAGTATCTTCTGCGAATGGCGGTTAATTCTTGCCCTCCTGCTATCCGGACTTCTACCAAAT GTTGAGCAGAAGCTCGCTTGTTCAATTTTCTCAG AATTGTCGCGCCAGGCAAAGCTATCGGTATGTACGACAGTAGAAAGGTCGGTGATATGCTTACATCCTCTTCTGCAATTATTTAAGTTACAAAAGCAAG ATTTGGCTAAAATAGCATGTTTGTAA
- the LOC123061870 gene encoding uncharacterized protein isoform X1, with product MDGVAVPHQETNPHAIPDPHLTSFLLIFLPWWWRMWLGECVDLGDLVDSSNAVMEMSRENVGCTGQSCQSWRPWMLGLRRHRGRWRRKKYQQDVSIFCEWRLILALLLSGLLPNVEQKLACSIFSELSRQAKLSVCTTVESWAWLRRALSVLWCDFVERRVKRLEVAFCVYVESPGHVWHLQAVLVARLLIIWCVCFYSRLYLFIYGWRCVG from the exons ATGGACGGCGTCGCTGTGCCCCATCAGGAAACTAATCCTCATGCTATCCCAGATCCACATCTCACTTCTTTTCTCCTGATTTTTCTTCCTTGGTGGTGGCGCATGTGGCTGGGTGAGTGCGTGGATCTCGGCGACCTCGTCGACTCTAGCAACGCGGTCATGGAGATGTCCAGGGAGAACGTGGGCTGCACTGGTCAAAGTTGTCAGAGCTGGAGGCCCTGGATGTTGGGGTTGAGGAGGCATCGAGGGAGGTGGCGGAGGAAGAAATATCAGCAAGACGTGAGTATCTTCTGCGAATGGCGGTTAATTCTTGCCCTCCTGCTATCCGGACTTCTACCAAAT GTTGAGCAGAAGCTCGCTTGTTCAATTTTCTCAG AATTGTCGCGCCAGGCAAAGCTATCGGTATGTACGACAGTAGAAAG TTGGGCGTGGCTTCGTCGTGCATTGAGCGTGCTTTGGTGTGACTTCGTCGAACGTCGAGTGAAGCGGCTGGAGGTGGCTTTTTGTGTCTATGTCGAGTCGCCGGGTCACGTGTGGCATCTTCAAGCCGTCTTGGTTGCCAGACTTCTAATTATTTGGTGTGTGTGCTTCTACAGCCGGCTCTACTTGTTTATATATGGGTGGAGGTGTGTGGGTTGA